One genomic window of Mus caroli chromosome 12, CAROLI_EIJ_v1.1, whole genome shotgun sequence includes the following:
- the LOC110306587 gene encoding serine protease inhibitor A3K-like produces MAFIVAMGMILMAGICPAVLCFPDGTNEMDIVFHEHQENGTPDDSLTFASVNTDFAFSLYKKLALKNPDKNIVFSPLSISAALALVSLGAKGKTMEEILEGLKFNLTETSEADMHQGFGHLLQRLSQPEDQDQINIGNAMFIEKDLQILAEFHEKTRSLYQAEAFTADFQQAPSANFTSN; encoded by the exons ATGGCCTTCATTGTAGCTATGGGGATGATCTTAATGGCTGGAATCTGTCCTGCTGTCCTATGCTTCCCAGATGGCACAAACGAAATGGACATTGTATTCCATGAACACCAAGAAAATGGGACACCAGATGACAGTCTCACATTTGCCTCCGTCAACACTGACTTTGCCTTCAGCCTGTACAAGAAGCTGGCTTTGAAGAATCCAGATAAAAATATTGTCTTCTCCCCACTTAGCATCTCAGCTGCCTTGGCCCTCGTGTCCCTGGGAGCAAAGGGCAAGACCATGGAAGAGATTCTAGAAGGTCTCAAGTTCAATCTCACAGAGACCTCTGAAGCAGACATGCACCAGGGCTTTGGGCACCTCCTACAGAGGCTCAGccagccagaggaccaggatcagataaacatAGGCAATGCCATGTTTATTGAAAAGGACCTGCAGATCCTGGCAGAATTCCATGAGAAGACAAGGTCTCTGTACCAGGCTGAGGCCTTCACAGCAGACTTCCAGCA GGCCCCTTCTGCCAACTTCACCTCCAACTAG
- the LOC110307043 gene encoding serine protease inhibitor A3K — translation MAFIVAMGMILMAGICPAVLCFPDGTKEMDIAFHEHQDNGTQDDSLTLAFVNTNFAFSLYKKLALKNPDKNIVFSPLSISATLALVSLGAKGNTLEEILEGLKFNLTETSEADIHQGFGHLLQRLSEPEDQDQINIGNAMFLEKDLQILAEFHEKTRSLYQAEAFTADFQQPTEAKKLINDYVSNQTQGMIKELISELDTDTLMVLVNYIYFKGKWEISFDPQDTFESEFYLDEKRSVTVPMMKMKLLTTRHFRDEELSCSVVELKYTGKASALLILPDQGRMQQVEDSLQPETLRKWRKTLIPSQIEELNLPKFSISSSYRLEEDVLPEMGIEKVFTEQADLSGITEAKQLSVSQVVHKAVLDVAETGTEAAAATGVIGGIRKAILPAVSFNRPFLLVIYQTGSQSILFMAKVTNPK, via the exons ATGGCCTTCATTGTAGCTATGGGGATGATCTTAATGGCTGGGATCTGTCCTGCTGTCCTATGCTTCCCAGATGGCACAAAGGAAATGGATATTGCATTCCATGAACACCAAGACAATGGGACACAAGATGACAGTCTCACATTGGCCTTCGTCAACACTAACTTTGCCTTCAGCCTGTACAAGAAGTTGGCTTTGAAAAATCCAGATAAAAATATTGTCTTCTCCCCACTTAGCATCTCAGCTACCTTGGCCCTCGTGTCCCTGGGAGCAAAGGGCAACACCCTGGAAGAGATTCTAGAAGGTCTCAAGTTCAATCTCACAGAGACCTCTGAAGCAGACATTCACCAGGGCTTTGGGCACCTCCTACAGAGGCTCAGcgaaccagaggaccaggatcagataaacatAGGCAATGCTATGTTTCTTGAAAAGGACCTGCAGATCCTGGCAGAATTCCATGAGAAGACAAGGTCTCTGTACCAGGCTGAGGCCTTCACAGCAGACTTCCAGCAGCCTACTGAGGCCAAAAAGCTCATCAATGACTATGTGAGCAATCAGACCCAGGGGATGATCAAGGAACTGATCTCAGAACTGGATACGGATACACTGATGGTGCTGGTGAATTACATCTACTTTAAAG GCAAATGGGAGATATCCTTTGACCCTCAGGACACATTTGAGTCTGAGTTCTACTTGGATGAGAAGAGATCTGTGACAGTTCCCATGATGAAAATGAAGTTACTGACCACACGCCACTTCCGTGATGAGGAGCTGTCCTGCTCTGTGGTGGAACTGAAGTACACAGGAAAGGCCAGCGCCCTGCTCATCCTCCCTGACCAGGGCAGGATGCAGCAGGTGGAGGACAGCTTACAACCAGAGACCCTGAGGAAATGGAGGAAAACTTTGATTCCCAG CCAAATAGAGGAGCTAAACCTGCCCAAGTTCTCCATCTCTAGTAGCTACAGGCTGGAGGAGGATGTCCTTCCAGAAATGGGGATTGAGAAAGTCTTCACCGAACAAGCTGACCTATCTGGGATCACAGAAGCCAAGCAACTGAGTGTGTCTCAG GTGGTCCACAAGGCTGTGCTGGATGTAGCTGAGACAGGCACAGAAGCAGCTGCTGCCACAGGGGTTATTGGTGGCATTCGTAAGGCCATATTACCAGCAGTGTCTTTCAACAGGCCATTCCTGTTGGTTATCTATCAGACAGGTTCTCAGAGTATCCTCTTTATGGCCAAAGTCACTAACCCCAAGTAG